A portion of the Juglans microcarpa x Juglans regia isolate MS1-56 chromosome 1D, Jm3101_v1.0, whole genome shotgun sequence genome contains these proteins:
- the LOC121257172 gene encoding tryptophan N-monooxygenase CYP79A68-like, with protein sequence MRDFYHGYGSLEKMLPISLTLISAFFLFPLILIKWKFHGKSCKQTPSLPPGPTPWPIVGNLPELWRNKPAFRWIHGLMESLNTEIACIRLGGVHVIPVTSPELAREFLKKHDIVFASRPLSMSTKYASRGFKSTALVPWGDQWKKMRKLVVSQIINSTTTRWLLNKRTEEADNLVRFIYNQCKNADDHSINGSVVDVRLAARHYCGNVIRKMIFNRRYFGKGKKDGGPGVEEVEHIESLFTILVHLNAFAVSDYLPCLTPLDLDGHEKIVSEAMKIVTSYEDPIVDERIRRWRDGEKTDAEDLLDAFILAKDSNGKATLSVEEIKAQITELMLAAVDNPSNCIEWTLAEMLNQPEILQKAVEEIDRVVGRERWVEESDIPQLNYVKACAREGFRLHPIAPFNVPHVSMQDATVAGHFIPKGSHVILSRYGLGRNPRVWKEPLRFKPDRHLKKEEDGFSMADDQMVELVEHELRFISFSTGRRGCLGIALGSAMTVMPLARLLQGFFWSLPPNQEEIDLSESTNDLYMAKPLRAHANPRLAASLYPAE encoded by the exons ATGAGGGACTTCTATCATGGTTATGGCTCCTTAGAAAAAATGCTGCCTATTAGCTTAACCTTGATCTCGGCGTTTTTTCTGTTTCCTCTCATATTGATCAAGTGGAAATTCCATGGAAAAAGCTGCAAGCAAACTCCATCGCTTCCACCGGGCCCAACTCCGTGGCCAATTGTTGGAAACCTCCCAGAACTGTGGAGGAATAAGCCTGCATTCCGGTGGATACATGGCCTTATGGAATCACTCAATACGGAAATCGCTTGTATACGTCTAGGAGGTGTTCATGTTATTCCGGTAACTTCCCCGGAACTTGCCCGGGAGTTCTTGAAAAAGCACGATATCGTGTTTGCATCAAGACCTCTTTCTATGTCGACTAAGTATGCTAGTCGAGGCTTTAAGTCAACGGCTTTGGTGCCGTGGGGAGATCAatggaagaagatgagaaagttGGTGGTTTCTCAGATAATAAACTCAACAACAACTCGGTGGCTACTCAATAAGAGAACCGAAGAAGCTGATAATCTTGTTCGTTTCATTTATAATCAATGCAAGAATGCTGATGATCACTCCATTAATGGTTCAGTTGTGGACGTGAGACTTGCTGCACGTCATTATTGTGGAAATGTCATCAGGAAGATGATATTCAACAGAAGGTACTTTGGCAAAGGAAAGAAGGATGGAGGACCTGGAGTTGAGGAAGTAGAACACATTGAATCACTTTTTACCATACTCGTCCATCTTAATGCATTTGCTGTATCGGATTACCTGCCATGCTTAACACCACTAGATTTAGATGGTCATGAGAAGATTGTAAGTGAGGCTATGAAGATCGTTACCAGTTATGAAGATCCGATCGTCGATGAGAGAATACGGCGTTGGAGAGACGGGGAGAAGACGGATGCTGAGGACTTGCTCGACGCTTTCATTTTGGCAAAGGATTCTAATGGGAAGGCAACTTTATCAGTGGAAGAGATCAAAGCTCAAATCACG GAACTGATGCTTGCAGCAGTAGATAATCCTTCCAACTGTATAGAGTGGACACTTGCAGAAATGCTCAACCAACCCGAGATCCTCCAAAAAGCTGTAGAAGAAATTGATAGGGTGGTTGGAAGGGAGAGATGGGTTGAAGAATCCGATATTCCACAGCTCAATTATGTCAAGGCTTGTGCAAGGGAAGGCTTCCGGCTTCACCCAATTGCCCCATTTAACGTCCCCCATGTCTCAATGCAAGACGCGACTGTCGCTGGCCATTTCATCCCGAAAGGAAGTCATGTCATCTTGAGCCGATATGGTCTTGGCCGCAACCCTCGCGTTTGGAAAGAACCCTTGAGGTTCAAACCAGATCGACATCTGAAGAAGGAGGAGGATGGATTTTCGATGGCCGATGATCAGATGGTGGAGCTTGTAGAGCATGAGCTGCGCTTCATTTCGTTCAGTACGGGAAGGCGAGGTTGCTTGGGCATCGCGCTTGGCTCTGCCATGACTGTGATGCCTTTGGCAAGGCTTCTTCAAGGATTTTTTTGGAGTTTGCCGCCAAACCAAGAGGAGATTGACCTCTCCGAGTCCACGAATGACCTTTACATGGCCAAACCCTTACGTGCACATGCAAACCCACGTTTGGCGGCTTCACTTTATCCCgctgaataa